The Candidatus Margulisiibacteriota bacterium genome segment ATAAATTAGCCGATGACACAGCAGAAAAGCTAGTTAACCAATCTGTAGCTAATGCCGCGATGGAGCTACAAAAACCAAATAAAAAAATAATCAAACACAGTAAAGAAGACTTAAAAAATGATTTAATCAATAATAGACGGAGTAGTCTATGGTAATACTAAAAGGAAATTCACCTTATGGCGCTACTCCTATTGACGACTATTCAGGGCTTAAATTAAAACATATAAATACAATAAAAGAACTTTACGAGGCTGAATTCTTAAACATTACCTCTTCAACTTCAAAGTATCTACTAAAACCTCCCTCAAATAAATCATTCATGGACAGGATTTATTTATTCAAGATTCATAAAACTATGTTTTCCCAAGTCTGGGATTGGGCTGGCAAAAAAAGAATCAGTAATAAATCAGTTGGTATCGACAAATTCCAGATTGATATTGAAATCGTTAAACTTATACAAGACTTTGAATTCTGGGAATCGTCCAATATGGATACAATAGAGGTTTCCTCAAGAATTCATCACAAACTGGTATATATTCATCCTTTTGAAAATGGGAACGGTCGTTGGGCAAGGCTGGTTACGAATATTTATCTTAAACAGAAACTAAATAGAATTGTTTACTGGCCAGAACAGGAACTTTATATCAACAATGTTTTTCGGAAAAGATACATTCATTCCTTACAATCCGCTGATCATGGCAATTTTGCTGATCTGGTCAGCATTCACCAAGAGTTACTAGAAGACATTATTCAATTTACCTAAAATATCGACCTACTGCACTGACTAGCCCTATAGACTGGAATATTGTCCATATTAAGAAGTAGAGATAAAATTACAATATAAAAAGATTAAGAAACCATGGAGAAAAGAACATGATTAACGAGATACTGCCAGACCAGCTTGATTTAACTCACAAAACAAATATATTACCGCAACCTGATGACTTTACCCTCCTCTATAGCAACCACAAAGTCCTGCTTAAAAAAGATAAGGACACCTTTATTATCCCTACCCTCAAGGATATTTCAAGCATAGCAAAAAATATCGATTCCAAGTTTATTGGCACACTCAATGGCAAAAACTATTTCCAATTTAGTGGGAACGGACAGGTTTTCCCCGAAGAAGAATACTCCTTTTTCGACATATTCTATGTAAGAAATAATTTTGATAAACCCTTAAGGTGGCTAGTAGCAATTGGCTATCAACTTTATACCTGGCATATGGAAAACACCTACTGCGGAAAATGCGGAAATCTGTTAGCAAAAAAAGCCGATGAACGGGCACTGGAATGTAATCGATGCCTCAACACAGTTTACCCCAAAATTTCCCCGGTAATAATTGTGGCAATAATAAAAGATAACGAAATTCTGTTAGCTCGGGGAACAAATCCCAGATTCCAATTTTATAGCCTCATCGCCGGTTTCGTTGAAATCGGAGAAACCTTAGAAGAAGCGGTAGTACGAGAAGTAAAAGAAGAAGTTGGCGTTGACGTAAAAAACATCAGGTACTACAAAAGCCAGCCCTGGCCATTCTCAAGTACCTTAATGGTAGGGTTTTTTGCAGAATATACCGGAAACACCGAAATAACCATTGATAACAAAGAAATCGCAGATGCCCAGTGGTTCGCAAAAGATACCTTACCAAGCATGCCAAATACCGATGCTATCGGCGGAGAAATGATACGAGTATTTGCTGATAGTTAAGGGAGAATCAAGCGATCATTCCGGCAACTGGCACCGTTTTAATAATTATGCTTAATCAACAAAAAGACCATAAACGAATTTATGGTCTTTCTTTGTTGTTAGATGATTAATGAATTGTTTTTATGCTACAGTTACATTTGTCGCACAAGGACCTTTGTTGCCTTGTCCGATTTCAAATGATACTTTGGCGTTTTCGCTTAAGGTTTTAAACCCATTTGCATTTATTCCTGAATGATGGACAAATAAATCTGCACCGCCATTATCTGGAGTAATAAACCCAAACCCTTTCGTTTCATTGAACCACTTTACCGTTCCAGTTGCCATAAATCTTTTCCTCTTTTCGTGTTGATATTAACACCATTATACATCACTTCGCCAATTTGTCATACCCAAATATTATATTTTATTGCCAATTAACAAATAACGGCCTGGATTTAAATTATTAACATATCGAAATAGGCTAAAAAATGAGATACTATGAAGAAGCAGCTATCGCATAATAATGGCTGAGGAGAAGTAAGATGAGGGATCTGGCGATATATAAATGTCCCGTATGCGGGAACATACTACAAAAAAAAGACAGTGCCTATATCTGTATAAAGAACCACACCTATGACATCGCCAAGGAAGGATATGTCAACTTACTCCTGGCAAACCAGAAAAAAACCAAAGCTCCCGGCGATTGCAAAGAAATGATAAGTTCGAGACATCGTTTTTTGAGTAAAGGATACTATAAAAAATTATCGCAGGCAATCAATAACTTGATAATTGAGCATATAAAAAGCAGGACAGCGGCTGATTACACTATACTCGATGCTGGTTGCGGCGAGGGCTATTACCTCGATGAATTGTATAGAAGCGTTGAACTCAACAATAATATTACCTTTTGTGGAATAGACATATCAAAAGAAGCCATAAAACAAGCAGCCAAAAGAAACCAAGGAATAGAAGTTGCAGTTGCAGGCGTATTCGAATTGCCGATAATGAATAAAAGCGTTAACTGCCTCTATAGCATTTTTGCGCCGTATAAAGAAGTAGAGTTCAAGAGAGTGCTAAAGGACAATGGCATAGTGATTATTGTTTCTCCAGGGGCCCATCATCTCTATGGTCTTAAGAAAATATTATATGAATCCCCATATTTGAATGAAGAAAACAAATTGACCACGGAAAACTTAGAAGTGATAAACAGAGTAAAGCTAAGCTACGAGATGGTCATCGACAACGCGGAAGATATAAGCGATCTCATGACCATGACTCCCTACTATTGGAACACTGACATCTTAAAAATAAATGAAGTAAAAAGCCATGTTTCCGAACTTACCACCTGCGCGGAGTTCATTCTCACGGTATTCCGAAAAAAACTGACATCCCCTGATTCAGGTAGAAATCAATAAGGCACAAGGAAAATAGCGGAAAACATCTCCGATAAAAAGCTTTTGTCCTGGAGAAAGAGTTTCTCCGGTAATGCTATTCCTCCATGAGTTCACGTTGCCGGGAATCGAAACACTGGTATCTTTCCATATCTCATACCCAAAAGGATACTGACCTTCTGCAACAAGCCCTGTTAAAAACAACGGAATCACAGCCACTGCCCACGCATCTCCGTAATTTCTTGCAAAAGCAAGAATATGGTCTTTACCATAACCGCCGGTTTCAAGGGAAACATAATTACCTTCGAGAAATAATTCACGGTTAGCTTCTCTTGCATGCAGCAGCTTATACATCAGGAACATCTTAATCCTGCCGTCATGTTTAGACCCCAGCAACTCCTGAATAAATTCAAGACGGTCAGTTTTATCTCTCTGCTCAATTTCGTATAGTATTTCTTGCCTTAAAGCAAAATCCACCGGTCGCCGGTTATCCGGATCAACGAGATTAAGTTCCCACAACTCCGTTCCCTGATAAAAATCAGGCACTCCGGGACTAGTCACCTTTATAAGCAATTGTGAAAGCGAATTAAAAATACCGAAAAATGCTATTTTCTTTTGAAAAATCAGAAAATGGAAAATAAACTGGTTTGCATCGGAGACCATTAAAATGCCTTCAATAAAATCCATGCAGGCCTCTTCAAATCGGGGATTAGGGTTAAGCCATTCGGTATAAAGCTTCGCTTCTCGCACTGCCTTGAGCATATAGGCCTTAATCCTCGTTTTGTATGTCTCATAATCTTCGTCGGAAAATTGGGTGGACCGTTCGGAAGTCTCGCCATCTGCCAAGGAAACCGTTTCAAGCTCTGCCGCATGAAGAATCCCTGGCTCCGCTAAGAATGGAAAGGTCCCTATCAACGTCTGATATAAAAAATATTCATCATTATTGTCAGGATAAAGCGAGTCATCAATCCGGGTTTTTTTATCTTCGTTGAGTGTATGCCATAATTTAATGTTATCATCCCATTCCTGCGGCAGCTCTGAGAGCACATTCACCCTCGCCCGCACATCTTCACCTCGTTTCGTATCATGTGTAGCTGTAGCATTAAAGGTAACGGGCGTACTTTCCTGACGACGTTGATTGAACTTATGAAAAGCACTTGGAGTCACTCCGAACTCATCAGGGCCTCCACCGACTTCATTTAAAGAAATAAGTATATTATAAAGATACAGCACGGTATCTTCTACCCCTTTTGCCATCAACGGACTGGTAAATTGCTGGAATCTCATAACGAAATCAATCCACTGGTTCCTTTCCTCTTCTGTCAGATAGTTGTCAAAAATAAGCAGCAGGAACCGTTCAATAAAGTTAAGTTCGTAGAGAAGATCAGGAACCCGCTGTTTAGCCTTGGCAATAGTCTCGTGGATATAACGCCAATCCTGGCTTGAAAAACTGTCGTGAGTGATATAGGTCCTATATACCGGGAATAAGACCATGACTTCTGACAGAGTCCTTCTCAAACCATTAACGGTAATATCATTCCCATACCGGTACCGGTAAGAAATCCTCTTCAAATGATGTGACAGATTGTCGATATCACCAGCCATATACCGCTCAATAATAAGTTTTTTCTTATCACGCAAGAGATCTTCATACCTTGTCCGCGTTTCAGAAAAATTAAAGTATATTTTTTTGAACTTCGTTAAATTCTCAGTAGAGCAAAAAATTCCATTAACGAAATTCATAAAATCATACCCGGTTGTTCCTTGAATCTCCCATAGGGGAGAAATATTTTCACCTGATTCCAATATTTTCTCGACTACGATATAGCTATCAGGAGCAAACTCCCTGATCCTCTTCAGATAGTGCGTCGGGTCAAAAAGACCATCAATATGATCAATCCTTAAGCCGGTAACAAGCTGCCTTTTTATCAGATTGAAAATCAAGGAATGCACAGCATCAAAAACTTCCGGCTCTTCCACCCGCAACGATATTAGTTCATTTATATTAAAAAACCTCCGGTAATTAGTCTCTTCAGCAGCGACTTTCCAGTACGAAAGCCTGAACAGCTGATCAGCATGCAGCTTATCAAGCAGATCAAAACTCGAAGGAACACCTTTAACGCCATTAAATAATGTGATCGTCTCATCAATAAAGGATTTGATAACCTCGTTGCCCTGATAGAATTCCCAGAGCATCTTTTTTGCGAGATCAATCTGCATATGCCTGGTACTAATTTCCAGGTCTGAAGAAGCAGAAGTCAGAATATAGACGATCCCAAGATACTTGATAAAGTCAGGATGGTCTTTTCCCAGTCTGGATTCAAGCACAGTAAGATTATAGCTGAGCACCGCAGCATATGTTTCTATTCTAAGAGGGAATTGCAGGTCGTAATAGCTTATATTGAATCTGCCTTTATCATAGCCTAACCTGATTTCACCGTCCTCTAATGAAACCCCATAAAATTTCCCCAGAAAGGGAGCCAGTACCTTGCCTTTGGACCCGGCATAAGAGCTGCCGTCAATAATATCAAAGTAACCGTAGTAAGCAGAATCCCTGCCATACTCCAGCACATCCATAAGTATTGGATTATCTTCGTTAAAAGCCATATGATTAGGGACAATATCCTGAATCCAACCCAGATCATATTTTTTAATAGTTTCTATTAGTTGTTCGAATCCCTCAAGTCCGCCCAACCTGCTATCAATCTCATGATAATCAACAACATCGTATCCGTGCATACTCCCTTTCTTCGCTTTCAAAATCGGCGATGCATAGATATCGGAAATCCCAAGGGCTTTGAGATAAGGAACAATTTTCTCTGCACAATCGAAGTCAAACAAATGATTAAATTGAAGCCGGTAGGTAGATATCGGAACACGCATTAAAGGCCCCTTTCCTTCAGGATGTTGCCAATCGAGATAAAGTGTTCCAACCACCTGGACGAATAGCTATCTGCATAAGCCGCACGTTCTTTCATGATATCGAAATACTTGTTGGAAAGGGTATAATAGAGATGCTGAGCAGGCCAGAGATTAACTTCAAAGGGAACTATTTCCAAGACCTTAAAATTGTCCTTGAGCACTTCCAGTGCAGCAACATCTTCAGGAGCTCGCGCAAAGCTTTTCATAAGGGAATTAAGCTTATTGCTCACAATTGAAACCTGCATAGCGGTATCAATATGAGCATTCCATTTCCCGAACCGGGCAATCATACTTTTAATATCTTCAATATTAACAACTTCCGCCATCAATCCATCCCGGAGTTCTGTATTCAGGGAAAACTCAATAATACTGGAAAACACTTGAGGAAGGGTAACATGTGTCTCGCTCAATTCGTTTATTACCGGGAAATAGGTTTCATACATCTGCTTAAAATAATATTCAACCTCAGTAACCGTATGGCGAACAATCGAGTTCAGAATAACCCGTTGTTCTTCTTTAAATACATGCCACAATGAATATTCATGATTACCAAAATATTTGTCCATAAGGTTTAAGACTCCAACGATATCACTACTGTTAAATGCCATAAAAACTTCATGGCAGATGGTATCGAAATCATCTTTTTCCCTGGTTTCAAGAACACTGCCTACCAGGCTTTGGTCTCCGATGTGAAGGACCGCGAAATACATTACTTTACTTACCAGGACAATATTGGAAGTTATTAAAACCTCTCCTATTACCAACTTCTGCCGACCGGAAAGATACTTTTCAAACCTATAGCGTCTCACGTTATAACAATAGATTTTGGCAAGTTCATGATAATCTTCAAACATTGAAGAAAGGGCATAGTGCACCCCGACTCTCATAAGATCAATAATTTCCGGTTTAACCAGAAGCTCATAGATTTTCTCTCCATTGCCATAAAGCAATACATTACTGGGGGCTAACATAAGAATTTTAGCATACGCGCTTTCGAGGTTAACACCTAGGACCTCTCTTGACAGCTGCATTGCCCTTGCCCCGTAAAGCATGACCTGAACGCTCTCAGCCGACGATATCTCATCCATGGACCAGCCACAGCTTGTATACATCGCTAAAGCATAACGCTGCATTTCTAGCAGGCTCAGGATTTTTGTTTTTATTTCCTGTGAAGGTGAATGCACGGAAATATTTGACAACCAGATTTCGATAGACCCAGGATCACGATCGAGTATAACAGAAATGTAATCGTCCCTGAGTTTCCAGGGATTAGCAGTATACCTCCCCAGTTCCTCTTCATAGATAGTTGCAAGGGTATCTCGCAGCCAGTCCATAGCTCCACGAAAAGGGGCCCTCCATTTTTGATGCCAGTCAGGATTGGAACCGGAACCGCATCCACAATCTTCTTTCCAACGATTGACTCCATGCACGCAACTCCATGAAGAATTCTCATAAATTCGCACTTCCCGGACCGGCGGACACTTTTCCAGGAATTCTCCGTAATTGGTTATCGTTGCCAAATTATTATTCTTAATATAATAATAGCAGTAAGCTAATGCCATCTCTCCATATCGGTGGTAATGCCCATAAGTCTCTCCGTCAGTAGCAATATGAGCGAGCTGAGGGTAACCCGGTTGTTCAGACAAGGTGCTGAGAAGAGTTTTCGCTAGTGTTTCTCCGTTATCTAACAGTCCGCCAAAAGCAACTTCTTGCGCTATCCTGCCATTATAAAAAAATATATGTATCCATTTCCCGGATGGTAATCTGCACAAATAAGGAATTCTTGTATCTATCATACTGCCAGAAACATCGCTCCAGTCACCGTCATCTATTTTTCTAACTGAACATGCCTGGTTTGGAGCTAATATCGTGAAAGTTATACCGGAATCCGCCAATAGCTCCAGTGTTTCGATATCAACAGCAGTTTCAGCTAACCACATACCTTCAGGAAAACGCTGGAACCTATGAACGAAATCCTGGATTCCCCATACAATCTGCGTCTGTTTGTCTCTTTTGTTAGCAAGAGGCATGACAAGATGATTGTATACGTGAGCAATTGCATTGCCATGCCCGGAAAATTTCTCCCGGCTAAGCTTATCTGCGTCGATAATGCTATGATAAATATCAGGGACCTGTTTCTCTAACCAGGCAAACAAAGTAGGTCCGACATCGAAGCTGATATCAGCATAATTGTTGACGATACTTACAATCCGGTCCTGATTGTCAAGAATACGTGCGGCAATATTCGGTGCATAACATCGAGCCGTCACTCTTTCATTCCAGTCATGATACGGGTAAGCAGAATCCTGGATTTCAATTTCCTCTAGCCAGGGATTTTCTCTTGGCGGCTGATAGAAGTGCGCATGAATACAGATATAACGCTCCACGACATTCCTCCTTAGCTCCCCTCTTCTGCCTTTTCGTACATCACCAGACTATGGGCTTTCATATTCAGTTGCAACTCACCTTCAACCGCTAAAGGCATAAATGAACCATCCCCGTTCCATAGTTCGTCAGCCGAATCAAATAATTTATTCCAGCCCCCTCCATCCAAACGGACAACTATCCTTACTTCTTCGTTATTAAAATTCATAAGGATATATACTTCACTCGTCCCTTTCCACCTTTTAACGGAGATTAGATTATTTTCATTAAGATTTATGACCTCAATAGCCTTCTTATCGAAACAGCTCAATGCCGGAATACTTTTCCGTAGCGAAATAAGCTGCTGGTAATAATCCAGCAATAGTTTGTGGCGACCTTGGTCTCGCGTTTCCCAGTTCAATTTTGATTGAAGAAAGGTACCTTCATCTTGAGGATCAGGAGGTTCACCTTTCCAGCTAAAAGAAGCAAACTCTTGTTTTCTCCCCTCTCGTACGGCATTGATCAAAAAAGGATCAGCATGGCTCACAAAATAAAGAAAGGGCGCATCTTCCCCATATTCCTCTCCCATGAATATCAGGGGAATATAAGGAGATAACAACACAGCTCCGGCAGCCAATTTGAGCGCTTCGAACGACACCTGTTCCGATAACCGGTCGCCAAGCATCCGGTTGCCGATTTGATCATGGTTCTGTGAAAAAACAACTAAATTCGATCCGGGAAAATCTTTTGATGAGCTGCCATGATGCTTTTTCCTGTACTCGGAATATTCCCAGGAATAGACATACCCTTCCCTCACGGCTTTCGCAAACTGGTCCGCCCTTCCAAAATCCTTATAATACCCACCCCGTTCGTGCGTAAGCATCGTATGGACACAATGGTGATAATCATCACACCATACCGCATCAATACCGTATCCCCCCTGTGCCACAGGCTCAAGGGCTTTGACATCATCTAGATCATTCTCAGCGATACAATAGAGTTTTCGTTCACATTTTTTGGAAAGGCTTTTGACCCGTTCTACCAGTTCTTGAAGGAATGGCTTTGGGCTCATATCAAAGATAGAATGTATCGCATCAAGACGGATAGCATCAATATGATA includes the following:
- a CDS encoding mobile mystery protein B, whose translation is MVILKGNSPYGATPIDDYSGLKLKHINTIKELYEAEFLNITSSTSKYLLKPPSNKSFMDRIYLFKIHKTMFSQVWDWAGKKRISNKSVGIDKFQIDIEIVKLIQDFEFWESSNMDTIEVSSRIHHKLVYIHPFENGNGRWARLVTNIYLKQKLNRIVYWPEQELYINNVFRKRYIHSLQSADHGNFADLVSIHQELLEDIIQFT
- the treZ gene encoding malto-oligosyltrehalose trehalohydrolase, with protein sequence MKIGAHYLGGGRCEFVVWGPFIHEIFVVIVSPMKRMIPMNKDTRGYWRMVVDDIYPGSLYLYQIDRGAERPDPASHFQPRGVHGPSLIVDHRSFQWDDSGWGGIPLEQMIIYEVHIGTFTLEGDFDAAIDRLDDLARLGVNAVEVMPVAQFPGERNWGYDGTYPFAVQNSYGGPEGFKKFVNACHKKGVSVILDVVYNHFGPEGNYTADFAPYITKKYNTPWGGAINYDDSHSDEVRNYFIENALYWFLNYHIDAIRLDAIHSIFDMSPKPFLQELVERVKSLSKKCERKLYCIAENDLDDVKALEPVAQGGYGIDAVWCDDYHHCVHTMLTHERGGYYKDFGRADQFAKAVREGYVYSWEYSEYRKKHHGSSSKDFPGSNLVVFSQNHDQIGNRMLGDRLSEQVSFEALKLAAGAVLLSPYIPLIFMGEEYGEDAPFLYFVSHADPFLINAVREGRKQEFASFSWKGEPPDPQDEGTFLQSKLNWETRDQGRHKLLLDYYQQLISLRKSIPALSCFDKKAIEVINLNENNLISVKRWKGTSEVYILMNFNNEEVRIVVRLDGGGWNKLFDSADELWNGDGSFMPLAVEGELQLNMKAHSLVMYEKAEEGS
- a CDS encoding cold-shock protein, whose translation is MATGTVKWFNETKGFGFITPDNGGADLFVHHSGINANGFKTLSENAKVSFEIGQGNKGPCATNVTVA
- a CDS encoding glycoside hydrolase; translation: MERYICIHAHFYQPPRENPWLEEIEIQDSAYPYHDWNERVTARCYAPNIAARILDNQDRIVSIVNNYADISFDVGPTLFAWLEKQVPDIYHSIIDADKLSREKFSGHGNAIAHVYNHLVMPLANKRDKQTQIVWGIQDFVHRFQRFPEGMWLAETAVDIETLELLADSGITFTILAPNQACSVRKIDDGDWSDVSGSMIDTRIPYLCRLPSGKWIHIFFYNGRIAQEVAFGGLLDNGETLAKTLLSTLSEQPGYPQLAHIATDGETYGHYHRYGEMALAYCYYYIKNNNLATITNYGEFLEKCPPVREVRIYENSSWSCVHGVNRWKEDCGCGSGSNPDWHQKWRAPFRGAMDWLRDTLATIYEEELGRYTANPWKLRDDYISVILDRDPGSIEIWLSNISVHSPSQEIKTKILSLLEMQRYALAMYTSCGWSMDEISSAESVQVMLYGARAMQLSREVLGVNLESAYAKILMLAPSNVLLYGNGEKIYELLVKPEIIDLMRVGVHYALSSMFEDYHELAKIYCYNVRRYRFEKYLSGRQKLVIGEVLITSNIVLVSKVMYFAVLHIGDQSLVGSVLETREKDDFDTICHEVFMAFNSSDIVGVLNLMDKYFGNHEYSLWHVFKEEQRVILNSIVRHTVTEVEYYFKQMYETYFPVINELSETHVTLPQVFSSIIEFSLNTELRDGLMAEVVNIEDIKSMIARFGKWNAHIDTAMQVSIVSNKLNSLMKSFARAPEDVAALEVLKDNFKVLEIVPFEVNLWPAQHLYYTLSNKYFDIMKERAAYADSYSSRWLEHFISIGNILKERGL
- a CDS encoding NAD(+) diphosphatase, with translation MINEILPDQLDLTHKTNILPQPDDFTLLYSNHKVLLKKDKDTFIIPTLKDISSIAKNIDSKFIGTLNGKNYFQFSGNGQVFPEEEYSFFDIFYVRNNFDKPLRWLVAIGYQLYTWHMENTYCGKCGNLLAKKADERALECNRCLNTVYPKISPVIIVAIIKDNEILLARGTNPRFQFYSLIAGFVEIGETLEEAVVREVKEEVGVDVKNIRYYKSQPWPFSSTLMVGFFAEYTGNTEITIDNKEIADAQWFAKDTLPSMPNTDAIGGEMIRVFADS
- the treY gene encoding malto-oligosyltrehalose synthase → MRVPISTYRLQFNHLFDFDCAEKIVPYLKALGISDIYASPILKAKKGSMHGYDVVDYHEIDSRLGGLEGFEQLIETIKKYDLGWIQDIVPNHMAFNEDNPILMDVLEYGRDSAYYGYFDIIDGSSYAGSKGKVLAPFLGKFYGVSLEDGEIRLGYDKGRFNISYYDLQFPLRIETYAAVLSYNLTVLESRLGKDHPDFIKYLGIVYILTSASSDLEISTRHMQIDLAKKMLWEFYQGNEVIKSFIDETITLFNGVKGVPSSFDLLDKLHADQLFRLSYWKVAAEETNYRRFFNINELISLRVEEPEVFDAVHSLIFNLIKRQLVTGLRIDHIDGLFDPTHYLKRIREFAPDSYIVVEKILESGENISPLWEIQGTTGYDFMNFVNGIFCSTENLTKFKKIYFNFSETRTRYEDLLRDKKKLIIERYMAGDIDNLSHHLKRISYRYRYGNDITVNGLRRTLSEVMVLFPVYRTYITHDSFSSQDWRYIHETIAKAKQRVPDLLYELNFIERFLLLIFDNYLTEEERNQWIDFVMRFQQFTSPLMAKGVEDTVLYLYNILISLNEVGGGPDEFGVTPSAFHKFNQRRQESTPVTFNATATHDTKRGEDVRARVNVLSELPQEWDDNIKLWHTLNEDKKTRIDDSLYPDNNDEYFLYQTLIGTFPFLAEPGILHAAELETVSLADGETSERSTQFSDEDYETYKTRIKAYMLKAVREAKLYTEWLNPNPRFEEACMDFIEGILMVSDANQFIFHFLIFQKKIAFFGIFNSLSQLLIKVTSPGVPDFYQGTELWELNLVDPDNRRPVDFALRQEILYEIEQRDKTDRLEFIQELLGSKHDGRIKMFLMYKLLHAREANRELFLEGNYVSLETGGYGKDHILAFARNYGDAWAVAVIPLFLTGLVAEGQYPFGYEIWKDTSVSIPGNVNSWRNSITGETLSPGQKLFIGDVFRYFPCALLIST